A genomic region of Ictidomys tridecemlineatus isolate mIctTri1 chromosome 10, mIctTri1.hap1, whole genome shotgun sequence contains the following coding sequences:
- the Asphd1 gene encoding aspartate beta-hydroxylase domain-containing protein 1 isoform X1 — MWKGNCPAGDQEAAIEGPGGELGGPGNWGLEDAPGLLARASLPVMLPWPLPLASSALTLLLGALTSLFLWYCYRLGSQDIQALGAGSQAGGVSGGPRGCPEVGRPGPRSPGEPGEGPRAEGLVSRRLRAYARRYSWAGMGRVRRAAQGGPGPGGGPGVLGIQRPGLFFLPDLPSAPFVPRDAQRHDVELLESSFPAILRDFGAVSWDFSGTTPLPRGWSPPLAPGCYQLLLYQAGRCQPSNCRRCPGAYRALRGLRSFMSANTFGNAGFSVLLPGARLEGRCGPTNARVRCHLVFSGHNIFVCGAEDQTRDACMPGVKIPSGCELVVGGEPQCWAEGHCLLVDDSFLYTVAHNGSPEDGPRVVFIVDLWHPNVAGAERQALDFVFAPDP; from the exons ATGTGGAAGGGAAACTGCCCAGCGGGGGACCAGGAAGCAGCCATTGAGGGGCCAGGTGGAGAGCTGGGGGGACCAGGAAACTGGGGTCTGGAAGATGCCCCAGGCCTCTTGGCCAGGGCCTCCCTGCCTGTTATGCTTCCATGGCCTCTGCCCCTGGCCTCCTCAGCCCTTACCTTGCTCCTCGGAGCCCTCACTTCCCTGTTCCTCTGGTACTGCTACCGGCTGGGTTCCCAAGACATACAGGCCCTGGGGGCTGGGAGCCAGGCTGGAGGTGTTAGTGGTGGGCCTAGGGGATGCCCTGAGGTTGGCAGACCAGGCCCAAGGAGCCCTGGGGAGCCTGGAGAAGGACCCAGAGCAGAAGGCCTAGTGAGCCGTCGACTTCGGGCCTATGCCAGGCGCTATTCATGGGCTGGCATGGGTAGGGTGAGGCGGGCAGCTCAGGGTGGcccaggccctggaggagggcctggtgTCCTGGGCATTCAGCGCCCAGGCCTGTTTTTTCTACCAGACCTGCCTTCAGCCCCCTTTGTGCCACGGGATGCCCAACGGCATGATGTGGAACTCTTAGAAAGCAGCTTCCCTGCCATTTTGCGGGACTTTGGGGCTGTGAGCTGGGACTTCTCAGGGACTACCCCTCTGCCTCGGGGCTGGTCCCCACCCCTAGCCCCTGGGTGCTACCAGCTCCTGCTGTACCAAGCAGGCCGGTGCCAACCCAGCAACTGCCGACGGTGCCCGGGAGCCTATAGGGCACTGAGAGGGCTGCGGAGCTTTATGAGTGCCAACACCTTCGGCAATGCTGGCTTTTCTGTCCTTCTACCTGGGGCCCGGCTCGAGGGCCGCTGTGGGCCCACCAACGCTCGGGTTAGATGCCATCTGG ttttcagcggacacaacatctttgtatgtggtgctgaagatcaaacccgggacgcatgcatgccag GTGTGAAGATCCCCTCTGGCTGTGAGCTGGTGGTTGGGGGTGAGCCCCAGTGCTGGGCTGAGGGGCACTGCCTCCTGGTGGATGACTCCTTCCTGTACACAGTGGCTCATAATG GTTCCCCTGAAGATGGGCCTAGAGTAGTCTTCATTGTGGACCTCTGGCACCCCAACGTGGCTGGGGCTGAACGTCAGGCCCTCGACTTTGTCTTCGCACCAGACCCTTGA
- the Kctd13 gene encoding BTB/POZ domain-containing adapter for CUL3-mediated RhoA degradation protein 1 yields MSAEASGPAAAEAPSLEVPKPSGLEPGSAAYGLKPLTPNSKYVKLNVGGSLHYTTLRTLTGQDTMLKAMFSGRVEVLTDAGGWVLIDRSGRHFGTILNYLRDGSVPLPESTRELGELLGEARYYLVQGLIEDCQLALQQKRENLCPLCLIPTVTSPREEQQLLASTSKPVVKLLHNRSNNKYSYTSTSDDNLLKNIELFDKLALRFHGRLLFLKDVLGDEICCWSFYGQGRKIAEVCCTSIVYATEKKQTKVEFPEARIFEETLNILIYETPRDPDPALLEATGGASGGGGAGRGEDEENREHRVRRIHVRRHITHDERPHGQQIVFKD; encoded by the exons ATGTCGGCCGAGGCCTCGGGCCCGGCGGCAGCCGAGGCCCCATCTCTAGAAGTCCCTAAGCCCTCGGGTCTGGAGCCTGGCTCCGCCGCTTACGGTTTGAAGCCCCTGACCCCGAACAGCAAGTACGTGAAACTGAACGTGGGTGGCTCGCTGCACTACACCACGCTGCGCACCCTCACGGGACAGGACACCATGCTCAAGGCCATGTTCAGCGGCCGCGTGGAGGTGCTCACAGACGCCGGAG GTTGGGTGTTGATTGACCGGAGCGGCCGCCACTTTGGTACCATCCTCAACTACCTGCGGGATGGGTCTGTGCCACTTCCTGAGAGTACCAGAGAACTGGGAGAGTTACTAGGAGAAGCCCGCTACTACCTGGTACAAGGCCTGATTGAGGACTGCCAGCTGGCACTACAG CAAAAAAGGGAGAACCTGTGCCCGCTGTGCCTCATCCCCACGGTGACATCTCCCCGGGAGGAGCAGCAGCTCCTGGCCAGCACCTCTAAG CCCGTGGTGAAGCTCCTGCACAACCGCAGTAACAACAAGTACTCCTATACCAG CACTTCAGATGACAACCTACTTAAGAACATCGAACTATTTGACAAATTGGCCCTGCGCTTCCACGGGCGACTGCTCTTCCTCAAGGATGTCCTGGGGGATGAGATCTGCTGCTGGTCTTTCTACGGGCAGGGTCGCAAAATCGCCGAGGTGTGTTGCACCTCCATTGTCTATGCCACGGAGAAGAAGCAAACCAAG GTGGAATTCCCAGAGGCCCGGATCTTCGAGGAGACCCTGAATATCCTCATCTATGAGACTCCACGGGACCCAGACCCAGCCCTCCTTGAGGCCACAGGGGGTGCATCTGGAGGTGGTGGGGCCGGCCGAGGGGAAGATGAAGAGAACCGGGAGCACCGTGTCCGCAGGATCCACGTCAGGCGCCACATCACCCACGATGAGCGTCCTCATGGCCAACAGATTGTTTTCAAGGACTGA
- the Asphd1 gene encoding aspartate beta-hydroxylase domain-containing protein 1 isoform X2: MWKGNCPAGDQEAAIEGPGGELGGPGNWGLEDAPGLLARASLPVMLPWPLPLASSALTLLLGALTSLFLWYCYRLGSQDIQALGAGSQAGGVSGGPRGCPEVGRPGPRSPGEPGEGPRAEGLVSRRLRAYARRYSWAGMGRVRRAAQGGPGPGGGPGVLGIQRPGLFFLPDLPSAPFVPRDAQRHDVELLESSFPAILRDFGAVSWDFSGTTPLPRGWSPPLAPGCYQLLLYQAGRCQPSNCRRCPGAYRALRGLRSFMSANTFGNAGFSVLLPGARLEGRCGPTNARVRCHLGVKIPSGCELVVGGEPQCWAEGHCLLVDDSFLYTVAHNGSPEDGPRVVFIVDLWHPNVAGAERQALDFVFAPDP; the protein is encoded by the exons ATGTGGAAGGGAAACTGCCCAGCGGGGGACCAGGAAGCAGCCATTGAGGGGCCAGGTGGAGAGCTGGGGGGACCAGGAAACTGGGGTCTGGAAGATGCCCCAGGCCTCTTGGCCAGGGCCTCCCTGCCTGTTATGCTTCCATGGCCTCTGCCCCTGGCCTCCTCAGCCCTTACCTTGCTCCTCGGAGCCCTCACTTCCCTGTTCCTCTGGTACTGCTACCGGCTGGGTTCCCAAGACATACAGGCCCTGGGGGCTGGGAGCCAGGCTGGAGGTGTTAGTGGTGGGCCTAGGGGATGCCCTGAGGTTGGCAGACCAGGCCCAAGGAGCCCTGGGGAGCCTGGAGAAGGACCCAGAGCAGAAGGCCTAGTGAGCCGTCGACTTCGGGCCTATGCCAGGCGCTATTCATGGGCTGGCATGGGTAGGGTGAGGCGGGCAGCTCAGGGTGGcccaggccctggaggagggcctggtgTCCTGGGCATTCAGCGCCCAGGCCTGTTTTTTCTACCAGACCTGCCTTCAGCCCCCTTTGTGCCACGGGATGCCCAACGGCATGATGTGGAACTCTTAGAAAGCAGCTTCCCTGCCATTTTGCGGGACTTTGGGGCTGTGAGCTGGGACTTCTCAGGGACTACCCCTCTGCCTCGGGGCTGGTCCCCACCCCTAGCCCCTGGGTGCTACCAGCTCCTGCTGTACCAAGCAGGCCGGTGCCAACCCAGCAACTGCCGACGGTGCCCGGGAGCCTATAGGGCACTGAGAGGGCTGCGGAGCTTTATGAGTGCCAACACCTTCGGCAATGCTGGCTTTTCTGTCCTTCTACCTGGGGCCCGGCTCGAGGGCCGCTGTGGGCCCACCAACGCTCGGGTTAGATGCCATCTGG GTGTGAAGATCCCCTCTGGCTGTGAGCTGGTGGTTGGGGGTGAGCCCCAGTGCTGGGCTGAGGGGCACTGCCTCCTGGTGGATGACTCCTTCCTGTACACAGTGGCTCATAATG GTTCCCCTGAAGATGGGCCTAGAGTAGTCTTCATTGTGGACCTCTGGCACCCCAACGTGGCTGGGGCTGAACGTCAGGCCCTCGACTTTGTCTTCGCACCAGACCCTTGA